Proteins encoded together in one Mycobacterium simiae window:
- a CDS encoding 2Fe-2S iron-sulfur cluster-binding protein, with the protein MADPTSNGAEPGTVTIHLERKKVTVPLVPGETLLESARRAGLDPPFNCEAGNCGTCMARLESGHATMRTNDALDDDEVAEGYILTCQGVPDTDSVTVRYE; encoded by the coding sequence GTGGCAGATCCGACATCCAACGGTGCCGAGCCCGGCACAGTGACGATCCACCTGGAGCGCAAGAAGGTGACGGTGCCGCTGGTTCCGGGCGAGACGCTCCTGGAAAGCGCACGGCGGGCCGGCCTGGACCCGCCGTTCAACTGCGAGGCCGGCAACTGCGGGACGTGCATGGCGCGGCTCGAAAGTGGCCACGCCACGATGCGAACCAACGACGCGCTCGACGACGACGAAGTGGCCGAAGGCTACATTCTGACGTGCCAGGGCGTCCCGGACACCGACTCGGTCACGGTGCGCTACGAATAG
- a CDS encoding class I adenylate-forming enzyme family protein, which yields MSERAALVFEERQFSLPQLDALANGLAAALRKRGVAEGQRIAVMSANRPEFVAALLGIWRLGATAVLISPAWKHDEVDHALGLTEPQHAVGDHPVLGSRMSMLHLDDPVTTAEPVAMSGPPAADAVLVFSSGTTGLPKAVRHTHGALGEAVQHWCTALQLTRRDRIQVATPPSHILGLLNIVTALRIGARVRLHPRFDIDRMLHHIEKDRITIEMAVAPIALAIASHPTLESYDLSSLRYIMWGATPVTASVAETVTRRTGVGWVPAYGTTELPVIACNPLDAPRLDTVGRAVPGVQLRVVSLLTGQPVGPGEVGEIQARSTTLMAGYLPAAATGEVMCDGWYRTGDVGWLDGDGWLRITDRLKEMIKVRGFQVAPAEIETVLHGHPAVEDCAVFGIPDGINGEAVVAAVATRGSHDGKTVAADLTAWVDEKLASYKHLSRIVFVPDIPRLPSGKVLRRVLKERYGCTTDS from the coding sequence GTGAGCGAGCGGGCCGCGCTCGTGTTCGAGGAACGGCAATTCAGCCTGCCGCAGCTCGACGCGCTGGCTAATGGTCTGGCCGCCGCGCTGCGCAAACGGGGGGTCGCCGAGGGCCAGCGCATCGCCGTCATGTCCGCCAACCGGCCGGAATTCGTCGCCGCGCTGCTGGGCATCTGGCGGCTGGGCGCCACGGCGGTGCTGATCAGTCCCGCATGGAAACACGACGAGGTCGACCACGCGCTGGGGCTCACTGAACCGCAGCACGCCGTCGGGGATCACCCGGTGCTGGGCTCGCGGATGTCGATGCTGCATCTCGACGACCCGGTCACCACCGCGGAGCCGGTTGCGATGTCGGGGCCGCCTGCCGCCGACGCCGTGCTGGTGTTCAGTTCCGGCACCACCGGTCTGCCCAAGGCGGTCCGGCACACCCACGGGGCGCTGGGCGAGGCGGTCCAGCACTGGTGCACCGCGCTGCAGCTGACCCGCCGAGATCGGATCCAGGTCGCCACCCCGCCGTCGCACATCCTGGGGTTGCTGAACATCGTCACCGCGCTGCGCATCGGGGCCCGGGTACGGCTGCACCCCCGCTTCGACATCGACCGGATGTTGCACCACATCGAAAAAGACCGCATCACAATCGAAATGGCTGTCGCGCCGATTGCGCTGGCCATCGCGTCGCATCCGACCCTGGAGTCCTACGACCTGTCGTCACTGCGTTACATCATGTGGGGCGCGACGCCGGTCACCGCGAGCGTCGCCGAGACGGTGACCCGGCGCACCGGCGTCGGCTGGGTTCCGGCCTACGGCACCACGGAATTGCCGGTAATCGCATGCAATCCGCTCGACGCTCCGCGTCTGGATACGGTGGGGCGCGCGGTGCCGGGGGTGCAGCTGCGGGTCGTCTCGTTGCTGACCGGTCAGCCGGTCGGGCCGGGCGAGGTCGGGGAGATCCAGGCGCGCTCCACCACGCTGATGGCGGGATACCTGCCGGCCGCGGCCACCGGCGAGGTGATGTGCGACGGGTGGTATCGCACCGGGGACGTCGGCTGGCTTGACGGCGACGGCTGGTTGCGGATCACCGACCGGCTCAAAGAGATGATCAAGGTGCGCGGATTCCAGGTCGCCCCCGCCGAAATCGAGACGGTGCTGCACGGTCACCCCGCGGTCGAAGACTGTGCGGTATTCGGGATTCCGGACGGAATCAACGGGGAAGCCGTCGTCGCCGCGGTCGCCACCCGCGGCTCGCATGACGGAAAGACGGTTGCCGCGGATCTGACCGCCTGGGTCGACGAGAAGCTGGCGTCCTACAAACACCTGAGCCGGATCGTGTTCGTGCCGGATATTCCTCGCCTGCCGTCGGGCAAGGTGCTGCGCCGAGTGCTTAAGGAGCGCTATGGATGTACGACTGACAGCTGA
- a CDS encoding acyl-CoA dehydrogenase family protein: MDVRLTAEQQQLRDAAAKLADDLGPAAVQDLADESRITRLDKQIAATGWRSLRFDGATGVEVAIVAEEFGRRLVDSPFLGPVLADDLARRLGAEVDRTPATTVAVDDRAVDARGASRALWLSGSTVRGADLGDVRTGADLTRAEAELGGAAQTLGELPADEAARWQALALVTTTADLVGIARGAQAVACDYAKIREQYGKPIGSYQAVAHLLAESLALIEGSISVLRHAAWGVDELEPARAIRAAQIAKVYCARATRTVCETAVQVHGGIGNTWECIAHVYLRRALTSTELWPVTLKEIDFGLS; encoded by the coding sequence ATGGATGTACGACTGACAGCTGAGCAGCAGCAGTTGCGTGACGCTGCCGCCAAGCTGGCCGACGACCTCGGACCGGCCGCCGTGCAGGACCTCGCCGACGAGAGCCGAATCACCCGTTTGGACAAGCAGATCGCAGCGACCGGGTGGCGGTCGCTGCGCTTCGACGGAGCCACCGGAGTCGAAGTCGCAATCGTTGCCGAGGAATTCGGCCGCCGTTTGGTCGACAGCCCGTTCCTTGGTCCGGTGCTGGCCGACGACCTGGCCCGCCGACTCGGCGCCGAGGTCGACCGAACACCCGCGACGACCGTGGCGGTCGACGACCGCGCGGTCGACGCACGAGGTGCCAGCCGGGCGCTGTGGCTGTCTGGCAGCACGGTACGCGGCGCGGACCTGGGTGACGTTCGCACCGGCGCCGACTTGACCAGAGCCGAAGCCGAATTAGGCGGCGCCGCGCAGACTCTCGGCGAACTGCCCGCCGACGAGGCGGCCCGCTGGCAGGCACTCGCGCTGGTCACCACGACGGCGGACCTGGTCGGCATCGCCCGTGGCGCTCAGGCCGTCGCCTGTGACTACGCCAAAATCCGCGAACAATACGGCAAGCCCATCGGGTCGTATCAGGCCGTCGCCCACCTACTCGCCGAAAGCCTCGCGTTGATCGAAGGTTCGATCAGCGTATTACGGCATGCCGCGTGGGGCGTCGACGAACTCGAACCGGCGCGGGCCATCCGCGCCGCACAGATCGCGAAGGTCTACTGCGCGCGTGCCACCAGAACCGTGTGTGAGACCGCGGTTCAGGTGCACGGCGGCATCGGCAATACCTGGGAGTGTATCGCCCATGTCTATCTGCGCCGCGCACTGACATCGACGGAGCTGTGGCCCGTCACGTTGAAGGAGATCGATTTTGGACTTTCGTGA
- a CDS encoding acyl-CoA dehydrogenase family protein yields the protein MDFRDSADEAAFRKRLRTWLSAHAKEFSSSGDEYWVRMADWHRALYENGFFGLSWPRDWGGQELAPVYDVIVDEELVRAGAPPRPSVGYLVYGIGAHGNDELRKRFLPGIINGTERWCQGFSEPGAGSDLASLTTTATRDGDDYVIHGHKIWTSYSDVADWCLLLARTDPEAKRHRGLSAFVVAMKQPGVQQRPLQMMNGVTNEFGQVFFDGATVPVDRMVGAPGDGWAVAMTVVGHEREPSTLGYAARYGKLVRELLGRTDGEVSEELAWAAIQSDMLTHHVRRRLSEQLDGVSHGSAGSLDKLLMTWVEQSVGHAALAVAGTRDPDLLSAYLYSRAQSVMGGTSQIQKNIIASRILGLGV from the coding sequence TTGGACTTTCGTGACTCAGCCGACGAGGCCGCATTCCGAAAACGCTTGCGCACTTGGCTTTCCGCGCATGCCAAGGAGTTCTCCAGCTCGGGCGACGAGTACTGGGTGCGCATGGCGGACTGGCACCGCGCCCTGTACGAGAACGGATTTTTCGGCCTGTCCTGGCCGCGCGATTGGGGCGGACAGGAGTTGGCACCGGTGTACGACGTCATCGTCGATGAGGAACTGGTGCGCGCCGGTGCGCCGCCGCGACCCAGCGTCGGTTATCTGGTGTACGGCATCGGTGCGCATGGCAACGACGAACTACGCAAGCGGTTTCTGCCCGGCATCATCAACGGCACCGAGCGCTGGTGCCAGGGCTTCAGCGAACCGGGCGCCGGCTCGGACCTGGCGTCGCTGACGACGACCGCCACCCGCGACGGTGACGACTACGTCATTCACGGACACAAGATCTGGACCAGCTACTCCGACGTGGCCGACTGGTGTCTGTTGCTGGCCCGCACCGATCCCGAAGCCAAGCGGCACCGCGGTCTGTCGGCGTTCGTGGTCGCGATGAAACAGCCTGGCGTGCAACAACGCCCGCTGCAGATGATGAACGGCGTCACCAACGAGTTCGGCCAGGTGTTCTTCGACGGCGCCACGGTGCCCGTTGACCGGATGGTCGGAGCGCCCGGTGACGGGTGGGCCGTGGCAATGACGGTCGTCGGGCACGAACGCGAGCCCTCCACCCTTGGCTATGCCGCACGATACGGCAAGCTGGTCCGAGAATTGTTGGGCCGCACTGATGGTGAGGTATCGGAAGAGCTGGCCTGGGCGGCGATTCAGTCCGACATGCTGACCCACCATGTGCGTCGGCGGCTTTCTGAACAACTGGACGGGGTTTCGCACGGTTCGGCAGGCTCACTCGACAAGCTGCTGATGACCTGGGTCGAACAGTCCGTGGGGCACGCCGCCCTGGCCGTCGCCGGGACCCGCGACCCCGATCTGCTCAGCGCCTACTTGTACAGCCGTGCGCAAAGCGTAATGGGCGGGACATCGCAGATACAGAAGAACATCATCGCTTCACGAATCCTGGGATTGGGAGTCTGA
- a CDS encoding enoyl-CoA hydratase/isomerase family protein, whose translation MYDMPAEIDVRADGALRIITLNRPDSLNSVNDDLHSGLARIWQRLTDDPTARAAVITGAGRAFSAGGDFTYLKELSGDAELRAKTIRDGREIVLGMARCRIPVIAAVNGPAVGLGCSLVALSDLVYIAEDAYLADPHVQVGLVAADGGPLTWPLHISLMLAKEYALTGRRISAQRAVELGLANHVATDPVEEAIACARKILELPQQAVESTKRVLNIHLERAVLASLDYALSAESASFVTEDFRTIVDKLTAGKN comes from the coding sequence GTGTACGACATGCCTGCTGAAATCGACGTCCGCGCCGACGGCGCGTTGCGGATCATCACGCTGAACCGTCCGGACTCGCTGAATTCGGTCAACGATGATCTGCACTCGGGGCTGGCCCGAATATGGCAGCGGCTCACCGACGATCCCACCGCTCGTGCCGCGGTGATCACCGGTGCGGGGCGGGCGTTTTCGGCCGGCGGCGACTTCACCTATCTCAAGGAGCTCTCGGGCGATGCCGAGCTGCGTGCCAAGACGATCCGGGACGGTCGCGAGATCGTGCTCGGCATGGCGCGATGCCGAATCCCGGTGATAGCAGCGGTCAACGGGCCCGCGGTCGGGTTGGGTTGCAGCCTGGTCGCCCTGAGCGACCTCGTCTACATCGCCGAGGACGCCTACCTCGCCGATCCGCATGTCCAGGTGGGATTGGTGGCCGCCGACGGCGGTCCGCTGACCTGGCCGCTACACATCAGCCTGATGCTGGCCAAGGAGTACGCCTTGACGGGTCGGCGCATCAGCGCGCAGCGCGCCGTGGAACTCGGGCTGGCCAACCACGTCGCGACCGATCCGGTCGAAGAGGCCATAGCGTGCGCCAGAAAGATTTTGGAGTTGCCGCAGCAAGCCGTGGAGAGCACGAAGCGGGTGCTCAACATCCATCTGGAACGCGCCGTGCTGGCCAGCCTCGACTATGCGCTCTCCGCCGAGAGCGCGTCGTTCGTGACCGAGGACTTCCGGACGATCGTCGACAAACTGACAGCCGGAAAAAACTGA
- the mbp1 gene encoding microaggregate-binding protein 1, with protein sequence MSDRNNGLVEGVRGVIEDALGKTKEIVGILFNHEGLRKEGRAQQDKAQAQRDAAKKEAQAEAARGAEKTAEAREKAAAKS encoded by the coding sequence ATGAGTGACCGCAACAATGGACTCGTGGAAGGCGTCCGGGGCGTCATCGAGGACGCGCTCGGCAAGACCAAGGAAATCGTCGGCATCCTGTTCAACCACGAGGGGCTTCGCAAGGAAGGCCGCGCACAGCAGGACAAGGCGCAGGCGCAGCGCGACGCGGCCAAGAAAGAGGCTCAGGCCGAGGCCGCGCGTGGGGCGGAAAAAACCGCGGAAGCCCGCGAGAAAGCCGCCGCCAAAAGCTAA
- a CDS encoding proline iminopeptidase-family hydrolase: MTQSEGTISVPGGKVWFKRVGAGPGRPLLVVHGGPGVPHNYLMALQRLADEREVIFWDQLGCGNSECPSDTGLWTMDRSVAEMDAVINALDLGRFHLFGNSWGGMLAQQYVLDVPSTAVSLTISNSIASIPEFSGMVARLKRDLDPATQAAIDRHESAGTTSSPEYQDAIRTWNQTYLCRVRPWPDELQDAFARMGIEIFTTMFGPSDFHIVGTVRDWDVVDRLTEIRLPTLVVAGRYDECAHEHMWEMHQRIKDSRFELFEASSHMPFIEEPQRFDEVVRDFLRHCDDIDADRRPA; encoded by the coding sequence ATGACTCAATCGGAGGGGACCATTTCGGTCCCGGGCGGAAAAGTCTGGTTCAAGCGAGTCGGTGCTGGGCCGGGCCGTCCGCTGCTCGTAGTCCACGGCGGCCCGGGCGTGCCGCACAACTACCTGATGGCGCTGCAGCGCCTGGCCGACGAGCGCGAGGTCATTTTCTGGGATCAGCTCGGCTGCGGCAACTCCGAATGCCCCTCGGACACCGGACTGTGGACGATGGATCGTTCGGTGGCCGAGATGGACGCCGTGATCAATGCTCTCGACCTGGGACGTTTCCACCTGTTCGGCAACTCGTGGGGCGGCATGCTGGCGCAACAGTATGTGCTCGATGTGCCCTCGACCGCGGTGAGCCTGACGATCTCGAACAGCATCGCCTCGATACCCGAGTTCTCTGGCATGGTGGCGAGGTTGAAACGCGATCTGGATCCGGCTACCCAGGCCGCAATCGACCGCCACGAGTCCGCCGGTACGACGTCATCGCCCGAATACCAGGACGCGATTCGCACGTGGAACCAGACCTATCTGTGCCGCGTCCGGCCGTGGCCGGACGAGCTGCAGGACGCGTTCGCCCGAATGGGAATCGAGATCTTCACAACCATGTTCGGGCCCAGCGACTTTCACATTGTCGGAACGGTGCGCGACTGGGACGTCGTCGACAGGCTGACCGAGATCAGATTACCGACCCTCGTCGTCGCCGGCCGGTACGACGAATGCGCTCACGAACACATGTGGGAGATGCACCAGCGGATCAAGGATTCACGGTTCGAGTTGTTCGAGGCGAGTTCACACATGCCGTTCATCGAGGAACCGCAGCGCTTCGATGAGGTGGTGCGAGATTTCTTGCGGCACTGCGACGACATCGATGCGGATCGCCGGCCAGCGTGA
- the meaB gene encoding methylmalonyl Co-A mutase-associated GTPase MeaB: MTIADLISRARNGSPRAAGRLLTLVESDRRDEVLAATDPASGLTVRVIGITGPPGAGKSTTVAALVGAYRGRGSRVAVLAVDPSSPFSGGALLGDRIRMTAHINDSDVLIRSVASRGHLGGLAAAVPAAIRLLGAIGYDLVLLETVGVGQSEIEIAAVADPTVVILNPGAGDAVQAAKAGLLEVADIVAVNKADRDGAEQTVRDLRAETQAPIIRLVAARGDGVADLVAAIDEHHRSDNRARRVARARAQILSLAQSQLRTQPDLVLLAESVVDGQDDPYSAAARLLLRAGEQHD; encoded by the coding sequence ATGACCATCGCCGACCTGATTTCCCGGGCGCGCAACGGATCTCCGCGTGCTGCGGGTCGGTTGCTCACTCTCGTCGAGAGTGACCGGCGAGACGAGGTGCTCGCGGCCACGGACCCGGCAAGCGGTCTGACGGTGCGTGTCATCGGCATTACCGGTCCGCCCGGCGCAGGTAAGTCGACGACGGTCGCGGCGCTGGTCGGGGCTTATCGCGGGCGTGGCTCCCGGGTGGCCGTGCTGGCCGTCGACCCGTCGTCACCGTTTAGCGGCGGCGCGCTGTTGGGTGACCGCATTCGAATGACCGCGCATATCAACGACTCTGACGTGCTGATCCGCTCGGTCGCCAGCCGCGGTCATCTCGGCGGCCTGGCCGCCGCGGTCCCCGCGGCGATCCGGCTGCTCGGCGCGATCGGCTACGACCTGGTGCTGCTGGAAACCGTCGGGGTGGGGCAGTCGGAGATCGAGATCGCTGCCGTTGCCGATCCCACCGTCGTCATCCTCAACCCCGGGGCCGGCGACGCCGTGCAGGCCGCCAAGGCAGGCCTGCTCGAGGTCGCCGACATCGTGGCGGTCAACAAGGCCGACCGCGATGGCGCCGAACAGACGGTGCGGGATCTGCGGGCCGAGACCCAGGCGCCGATCATCCGCCTCGTCGCGGCCCGCGGCGACGGCGTCGCCGACCTGGTGGCTGCCATCGACGAACATCACCGCAGCGACAACCGCGCACGTCGGGTGGCACGCGCCCGCGCACAGATCCTGTCGCTGGCACAGAGCCAGCTGCGGACCCAGCCGGACCTGGTCTTGCTCGCGGAGTCGGTCGTCGATGGCCAAGACGATCCGTATTCGGCCGCCGCGCGGCTGCTGCTGCGCGCCGGTGAGCAGCACGACTGA
- a CDS encoding thiamine pyrophosphate-dependent enzyme has product MTHTPDAAAARLRDQLELYRQMWVLRLLDMAVEELRIDGRLNRAVRPAFGQEAVAIGTVAALRPGDLMTTGIVHLQHAQQIGCALPLAPAIAALSGPGLGSDAGEEAPFVASIRGLCSMSDALQQSPLLAVGHAYGKQLVDDGRVTVCVMETRDAESADFAEAAHIAMSWQLPVVFVVANARPDVDASTCHGMPVLTVDGNNVAAVRDSVADAVRRACAGGGPVLLQAVTDYPRGTAAVDPLVLARQQLIGAGISAAHLYEVERRARRLVAEAEAFARAMLWDEEPAPFREPEAWPAAS; this is encoded by the coding sequence ATGACTCACACCCCTGACGCCGCAGCGGCGCGGTTGCGTGACCAGCTCGAGCTGTACCGCCAAATGTGGGTCCTGCGCCTACTGGACATGGCAGTGGAGGAGCTGCGCATCGACGGCCGACTGAACCGAGCGGTGCGGCCCGCCTTCGGCCAGGAGGCCGTGGCCATCGGCACCGTGGCGGCACTGCGCCCCGGCGACCTGATGACCACCGGCATCGTCCACTTGCAGCACGCCCAGCAGATCGGGTGCGCATTGCCGCTGGCTCCGGCGATCGCCGCGTTGAGCGGCCCCGGCCTGGGTTCGGACGCCGGCGAGGAAGCTCCCTTCGTGGCTTCCATTCGCGGATTGTGTTCGATGTCAGACGCTTTGCAACAGTCACCGCTGCTTGCCGTGGGGCACGCCTACGGCAAGCAGCTGGTCGACGACGGCAGGGTCACGGTGTGCGTGATGGAAACGCGCGACGCCGAGTCCGCGGACTTCGCTGAGGCCGCGCACATCGCGATGTCCTGGCAGCTGCCGGTCGTCTTCGTCGTCGCAAACGCCCGCCCGGACGTCGACGCGAGCACATGCCACGGCATGCCGGTGCTAACCGTCGACGGCAATAACGTTGCGGCCGTGCGCGACTCGGTGGCCGACGCGGTCCGCAGGGCGTGCGCCGGCGGAGGTCCCGTGCTGCTTCAGGCGGTGACCGACTACCCGCGTGGCACAGCCGCGGTGGACCCGCTGGTCTTGGCCCGCCAACAGCTGATCGGCGCCGGCATCAGTGCCGCCCACCTCTACGAAGTTGAGCGGCGGGCTCGCCGCCTGGTCGCCGAGGCCGAGGCCTTCGCCCGGGCCATGCTGTGGGACGAGGAGCCGGCGCCGTTTCGGGAGCCCGAAGCGTGGCCCGCGGCTAGTTAA
- a CDS encoding response regulator, protein MAGAATPEKVSVVVGDDHPLFREGVVRALALSGSVNVVGEADDGSQALDLIKKHRPDVALLDFRMPGMDGAQVAAAVRSNELPTRVLLLSAHDESAIVYQALQQGAAGFLLKDSTRTEIVKAVLDCANGQDVLAPSLAGGLAAQIRQRAEPATPVLSAREREVLGRIARGQSIPAIAAELFVAPSTVKTHVQRLYEKLGVSDRAAAVAEAMRQGLLN, encoded by the coding sequence ATGGCCGGCGCAGCAACGCCAGAAAAGGTCAGCGTCGTTGTCGGCGATGATCACCCACTCTTCCGGGAAGGCGTCGTGCGCGCGCTCGCGTTGAGCGGTTCGGTGAACGTCGTCGGCGAGGCCGACGACGGCTCGCAAGCGCTCGACTTGATCAAGAAACACCGTCCCGACGTTGCGCTGCTCGATTTCCGGATGCCGGGCATGGACGGCGCGCAAGTGGCCGCGGCGGTGCGCAGCAATGAACTGCCCACCCGCGTGCTGCTGTTGTCGGCCCACGACGAGTCGGCGATCGTGTATCAGGCCTTGCAGCAAGGCGCCGCCGGCTTCCTGCTCAAGGACTCGACACGCACCGAGATCGTCAAGGCCGTGCTCGACTGCGCGAACGGACAGGACGTGCTGGCCCCGTCGCTGGCCGGTGGGCTCGCCGCCCAGATTCGGCAGCGAGCCGAGCCGGCGACTCCCGTCCTGTCCGCCCGTGAACGCGAGGTGCTCGGCCGGATTGCCCGCGGCCAAAGCATCCCCGCGATCGCGGCCGAGTTGTTCGTGGCGCCGTCGACAGTCAAGACGCATGTGCAGCGGCTATACGAAAAGCTCGGCGTCAGCGATCGGGCGGCTGCGGTCGCCGAGGCGATGCGGCAAGGCCTGCTTAACTAG
- a CDS encoding sensor histidine kinase, protein MADTSDAELRRVRGIHQLRSYRIASVIRIGVVGLMVAAMIIGTSRSEWPRQAVLIGVYAFAALCAMVRAFYPVGRRGAVGRLEPFAFTVIDVVALTVFQLLSTDGVYPLLIMTMLPILLGLDVSSRRAAVVLTFSMAGFAIAVIQDPDMLRSVGLLEAIFRFLLYGFLCATAYLAVRIEDRHTRSVAGLSVLREELLAQTMTASDVVQRRISESIHDGPLQDILVVRQELVELGMELPGDERVERALAGLQIASQRLRQATFELHPAVLQQVGLGAAVHQLASDAAQRSGIEITTDIDYPIRNEIDPIMFGVARELVSNIVQHSRARHASVTLGVTDRRCVMHVVDDGVGFCGETIARRLGEGHIGLASHRARVDAARGVFVFLDVPQGTHICVDVPLK, encoded by the coding sequence GTGGCCGATACCAGCGACGCGGAGCTACGTCGGGTACGCGGCATCCATCAGCTGCGCTCGTACCGCATCGCGTCGGTGATCCGCATCGGCGTGGTCGGCTTGATGGTCGCCGCGATGATCATCGGTACCAGCCGCTCCGAATGGCCGCGCCAAGCCGTCCTGATCGGCGTGTACGCGTTCGCCGCGCTGTGCGCCATGGTGCGCGCGTTCTATCCGGTCGGTCGCCGGGGCGCGGTGGGCCGGCTGGAACCGTTTGCCTTCACGGTCATCGATGTCGTTGCGCTGACGGTCTTTCAACTGTTGTCGACCGACGGCGTCTACCCGTTGTTGATCATGACCATGCTGCCGATTCTGTTGGGCCTCGACGTGTCGTCGCGGCGCGCCGCGGTGGTGCTGACCTTCTCCATGGCCGGGTTCGCCATCGCGGTGATTCAGGACCCGGACATGCTGCGTTCGGTCGGCCTGCTCGAGGCAATCTTTCGCTTTCTGCTGTATGGCTTTCTATGTGCGACGGCGTACCTGGCCGTCCGCATCGAGGATCGGCACACTCGATCGGTTGCCGGCCTGAGCGTGCTGCGGGAGGAATTGCTCGCGCAGACGATGACCGCCTCGGACGTCGTGCAGCGTCGCATCTCCGAGTCGATCCACGACGGACCGTTGCAGGACATCCTGGTGGTGCGTCAGGAACTCGTCGAACTGGGCATGGAACTGCCCGGCGACGAGCGCGTCGAGCGCGCGCTGGCCGGACTTCAGATCGCCTCACAGCGCCTGCGGCAGGCCACTTTCGAGTTGCACCCGGCCGTGCTCCAGCAGGTCGGTTTGGGCGCGGCGGTGCACCAGCTGGCATCCGATGCGGCCCAGCGCTCGGGCATCGAGATCACCACGGACATCGACTACCCGATCCGCAACGAGATCGACCCGATCATGTTCGGGGTGGCGCGCGAACTGGTGTCCAACATCGTCCAACACTCGCGGGCCCGGCACGCGTCGGTCACGCTCGGGGTCACCGATCGCCGATGTGTCATGCATGTGGTTGACGACGGCGTGGGGTTCTGCGGCGAGACCATCGCACGCCGGTTGGGGGAGGGCCACATCGGGTTGGCGTCCCACCGCGCCCGCGTGGACGCCGCTCGCGGAGTGTTCGTCTTCCTGGACGTCCCGCAAGGCACGCACATCTGCGTGGACGTACCGCTGAAGTAA